From a region of the bacterium genome:
- a CDS encoding type II toxin-antitoxin system RelE/ParE family toxin — protein MDTPQSLDDIEAIANFIARDSNYYAKMFTAQVFEAVERLELFPESGRIVPELNRKEIREIILGNYRI, from the coding sequence ATGGACACACCTCAATCTCTGGATGATATTGAAGCTATAGCAAATTTTATTGCAAGGGATTCAAATTATTATGCAAAAATGTTTACTGCACAAGTCTTTGAAGCAGTAGAACGATTAGAATTATTTCCCGAATCTGGACGGATTGTTCCAGAATTAAATCGAAAAGAAATCAGAGAAATTATTTTAGGTAATTACAGAATATAA
- a CDS encoding MjaI family restriction endonuclease: MKRVAETLGKVYRMSDPEEEAKGIDGYIDEVPISIKP, encoded by the coding sequence ATGAAACGCGTTGCCGAAACATTAGGAAAAGTATACAGAATGTCTGACCCTGAGGAGGAAGCAAAGGGAATAGATGGGTATATAGATGAAGTGCCCATAAGCATCAAACCCTAA
- a CDS encoding site-specific DNA-methyltransferase → MEDMTRHKIIIADSRSMQEVSNDSVHLIITSPPYWQLKDYDNIHQIGFHDTYEEYINNLNLVWKESYRTLHTGCRLCINIGDQFARAVYYGRYKVIPIRTEIIKFCESIGFDYMGALIWQKVTTCNTTGGATIMGSYPYPRNGIVKIDYEFILLFKKPGCSPKINKTAKGQSILSVEEWNEYFAGHWNFPGEKQNHHLAMFPEELPKRLIKMFSFVGETVLDPFLGSGTTSLSAKNLHRNSIGYEINESFLPIIRKKLGIEQRDIFDKSIIEIVKPEGKEIDYRQQIQTLPYIFHDPVQFDKKIDPRKMTFGSKIDINNNGKEKYLRVRRVITPNEMELTNDLMVRLIGIKAVSGRENKAINWLWDKLKGQSIYLKFDQIKYDETNHLLSYLYLKNKTFINLHFLRTNLVRIDETFPFRYYERFKAAIGGQKHS, encoded by the coding sequence ATGGAAGATATGACACGACATAAAATTATAATTGCCGATTCAAGATCTATGCAGGAAGTGAGTAATGATTCTGTCCACCTTATTATTACCTCACCCCCATATTGGCAACTTAAGGACTACGACAATATTCACCAGATCGGCTTCCATGACACATATGAAGAATACATCAACAATTTGAACTTAGTCTGGAAGGAGAGCTATCGGACATTACATACAGGTTGTCGATTGTGTATCAATATTGGAGACCAATTCGCAAGAGCCGTCTATTATGGCCGATACAAGGTAATTCCTATAAGAACCGAAATTATCAAATTTTGCGAGTCCATCGGGTTTGATTATATGGGAGCCCTCATTTGGCAAAAGGTAACAACTTGCAATACCACAGGCGGTGCCACCATTATGGGTTCATATCCTTATCCACGCAATGGTATTGTTAAGATTGATTATGAGTTTATTCTACTATTTAAGAAGCCCGGATGCTCCCCAAAGATCAATAAAACAGCAAAGGGACAGTCCATCCTATCCGTAGAGGAATGGAACGAATATTTTGCTGGACATTGGAATTTTCCTGGTGAAAAACAGAATCATCATCTGGCTATGTTTCCTGAGGAACTTCCCAAACGATTGATTAAAATGTTTAGTTTTGTTGGGGAAACCGTACTTGACCCTTTCTTGGGCAGTGGGACAACTTCTCTCTCTGCAAAAAACCTTCATAGAAACTCGATAGGTTATGAAATAAATGAGTCTTTTTTACCCATCATTAGAAAGAAATTGGGTATCGAGCAAAGAGATATCTTTGATAAAAGCATTATCGAGATTGTTAAACCAGAAGGGAAGGAGATAGATTATCGACAACAAATACAAACATTACCCTACATATTCCATGATCCAGTCCAATTTGACAAAAAGATCGACCCCAGAAAGATGACCTTCGGCTCGAAAATTGACATTAATAACAATGGGAAAGAAAAATATCTACGCGTGAGGCGTGTGATTACACCGAATGAAATGGAGCTTACGAATGATCTTATGGTGAGATTGATAGGTATTAAGGCAGTATCGGGTAGAGAGAATAAAGCTATTAACTGGTTATGGGATAAACTAAAAGGGCAAAGCATTTACCTTAAATTTGACCAGATCAAATACGATGAAACCAATCATTTACTCTCTTATTTGTATCTTAAAAATAAAACTTTCATTAATCTCCATTTTTTGCGAACGAATTTAGTGCGGATCGATGAAACTTTCCCGTTCCGATACTATGAAAGGTTTAAGGCGGCTATTGGAGGACAAAAACATTCATGA